From a single Silene latifolia isolate original U9 population chromosome 6, ASM4854445v1, whole genome shotgun sequence genomic region:
- the LOC141588525 gene encoding uncharacterized protein LOC141588525, whose translation MDDDFPYYPSTSATSRTKRKCRTQGQSLAAVPKRRQSRSGPGDPKKIRTQPITPKQQVHLPAAMIGQPLPGKPLQLPVAQSCTKCLAKRIASESRTFCCGDGTIVLPSNSYPVALSRLYTSPDPLSTHFRKYARLYNNLFAFSSIGGKTYADTQQGIYVFKLHGQIYHNVPDLVPTDGNPKYLQLYFYDGQHEAANRSGCFSDLDQNVIDILMNITQSNPYARFFRSLKNVNVTDNTQIRIQKNPTRDQRVSNVPTSDEVAVIWADDTTLGETSGPHILVTGRSQASHRIMHYYGCYDPLQYPLLFPCGECGWHQGLKKRIIQADTASTSHSSMTLALITNTASSSQGEMPLPSTFENAEGLLNAEEQRSSQRPGSQERNVSCREYYCYKLQNRPGNMLLRAGRCLQQYVVDMYVKLENTRLDYFRNNQDTIRSELYQGLLDTIDAGEQCAANVGRRVNLPATYIGGPRDMKRRYLNAMALVQRYGKPDFFITVTCNAGWPEIKRELAPGEEAQNRPDIVARVFRAKLLALKKKLVEDKIFGEVAAFVYVVEFQKRGLPHAHILLIMKPGSRMNCTSDFDKFVSAEIPPVTNVSLRTAVLKHMMHGPCGHLDPERQCMQHKSSKGRCKYAYPKQFADSTTNSSDGYPVYRRRKTEDSAKIRGEQLDNRWVIPYNPYLLDLFDCHLNVEVCSTIQAVKYLYKYVYKGHDKISFNIAAGDAVQVVDEIQSIPTTRVSSIEAMWRIYGFDLFEIHPPVMPLPIHLPSMQTIQLRPHENLTRVVSNEKRIRTPLTEFFKINNDNEHKATERYLYSQFTEHYRWDKTERTWFKRRNKLLVIARLVFVSPSEGERYFLRLLLNHVKSPKSFEDLKTVNGHCCSTYQEAALELRLIEEDNMVDLCLAEACNV comes from the exons ATGG ATGATGACTTCCCATACTACCCAAGTACATCTGCAACTAGCCGGACAAAGAGAAAATGTAGGACACAAGGCCAATCTCTAGCTGCTGTTCCAAA GCGCCGTCAAAGCAGAAGTGGTCCAGGAGATCCAAAAAAAATACGCACACAGCCTATAACACCAAAACAGCAAG TGCATTTGCCTGCTGCTATGATTGGGCAACCGCTTCCAGGGAAACCTCTCCAACTACCAGTTGCCCAGTCATGTACAAAGTGTCTAGCAAAGAGAATTGCTTCTGAGTCCCGTACATTTTGTTGCGGAGATGGAACAATAGTGCTACCATCCAACAGCTATCCTGTAGCATTGTCCAGATTATACACGTCTCCAGACCCACTGTCTACTCATTTCAGGAAATATGCACGCCTCTACAATAACTTATTTGCTTTCAGCTCAATTGGAGGTAAAACTTACGCAGATACACAACAAGGAATCTATGTGTTTAAGCTACATGGTCAGATCTACCACAACGTTCCAGATCTTGTGCCAACGGACGGAAATCCAAAGTATTTGCAATTATACTTTTATGATGGTCAACATGAAGCTGCTAATCGCTCTGGGTGCTTTTCAGACCTAGATCAGAATGTGATTGACATACTGATGAATATAACACAATCAAACCCATATGCACGTTTCTTCCGATCATTAAAGAATGTTAACGTAACTGACAATACACAGATACGTATTCAGAAAAATCCTACAAGAGACCAACGTGTAAGCAATGTACCTACGTCTGATGAAGTTGCTGTCATCTGGGCTGATGATACGACATTAGGTGAAACCAGTGGACCCCATATCTTAGTAACTGGGCGATCGCAAGCTTCTCATAGAATTATGCACTACTATGGTTGTTATGACCCGCTTCAGTACCCTCTTCTTTTCCCATGTGGAGAGTGTGGTTGGCACCAAGGTTTGAAAAAGCGTATTATCCAAGCAGATACAGCATCAACAAGTCATAGTAGTATGACCCTTGCTCTTATTACAAATACAGCGTCATCCAGCCAAGGTGAAATGCCCCTACCTTCCACATTTGAAAACGCTGAAGGATTACTAAATGCAGAAGAACAAA GAAGTTCACAGAGACCAGGCTCACAAGAACGCAATGTGTCTTGCCGAGAGTACTACTGCTACAAGCTGCAGAACAGGCCAGGGAACATGCTGTTACGAGCTGGGAGATGTTTACAGCAATATGTGGTTGATATGTACGTGAAATTAGAAAACACTCGCTTGGACTATTTCCGAAACAACCAAGATACTATAAGGTCTGAATTGTATCAGGGTTTACTTGACACAATAGATGCAGGTGAGCAGTGCGCAGCTAACGTTGGTAGACGAGTTAACCTTCCAGCAACTTATATTGGAGGACCTAGGGATATGAAAAGGAGGTATCTTAATGCAATGGCTCTTGTACAACGCTATGGGAAACCAGATTTTTTTATCACTGTTACCTGCAATGCAGGCTGGCCTGAAATAAAAAGAGAGCTAGCTCCTGGAGAAGAAGCTCAGAATCGTCCAGATATAGTAGCTAGGGTGTTTCGTGCAAAGTTGCTAGCATTGAAGAAAAAGCTGGTTGAAGATAAGATCTTTGGAGAAGTTGCTGCATTTGTGTATGTAGTTGAATTTCAAAAAAGGGGCCTTCCACATGCACATATACTGCTAATAATGAAGCCTGGCAGTAGGATGAACTGTACTAGCGACTTTGATAAGTTTGTTAGTGCTGAGATCCCGCCAGTGACTAATGTAAGCCTGCGTACGGCTGTGCTAAAGCATATGATGCATGGGCCTTGTGGCCACCTAGACCCTGAGCGTCAATGCATGCAGCACAAAAGTAGCAAAGGCCGATGCAAGTATGCGTATCCGAAGCAATTTGCAGATTCAACAACTAATAGTTCAGATGGATATCCTGTCTACAGGCGGCGTAAGACAGAAGATAGTGCTAAGATAAGGGGTGAGCAACTCGACAACCGTTGGGTTATTCCATATAACCCATACCTCCTTGACCTGTTCGATTGTCACTTAAATGTCGAAGTATGCTCCACCATACAAGCAGTTAAATATTTATATAAGTATGTCTACAAAGGTCACGATAAGATATCGTTCAATATAGCAGCAGGAGATGCAGTACAAGTAGTTGATGAAATTCAAAGCATCCCGACGACCCGGGTTTCCTCAATAGAAGCAATGTGGCGGATTTATGGGTTTGATCTGTTCGAGATCCATCCACCAGTCATGCCACTTCCAATACATCTTCCAAGCATGCAGACAATACAATTAAGGCCTCATGAAAACCTAACTCGGGTAGTTTCCAATGAAAAGCGGATCAGGACACCATTAACTGAATTCTTCAAGATTAACAACGATAATGAACACAAAGCAACTGAAAGGTACTTATATAGCCAATTTACTGAGCACTATAGATGGGATAAGACAGAACGGACTTGGTTCAAAAGAAGAAATAAACTACTTGTAATAGCTAGGCTTGTGTTTGTTTCGCCATCAGAAGGAGAACGGTATTTCTTGAGATTGCTACTTAATCATGTTAAATCTCCTAAATCTTTTGAAGATCTTAAAACAGTCAATGGTCATTGTTGCTCAACTTACCAAGAAGCTGCATTAGAACTCAGGTTAATTGAAGAAGATAATATGGTTGATTTGTGCCTTGCTGAAGCATGTAATGTCTGA